A genomic region of Trifolium pratense cultivar HEN17-A07 linkage group LG3, ARS_RC_1.1, whole genome shotgun sequence contains the following coding sequences:
- the LOC123918073 gene encoding uncharacterized protein LOC123918073 has product MFFILFVFHRFLSLFFFFAVGTLTPPSSSLIHLAPSPSCSLTPSKMNRSCNHVYFLDMNSVVRRLSSLFRQSGCAIQPFNGQHHQLLQPCRGIRVDVRNGNLEQALTFLQRKMTSSGIERMIKHEQRFHIKNSEKRVLARKSLERRLRSEDLARKLKSIMIKKVRGL; this is encoded by the exons atgtttttcattttgtttgttttccaCCGTTtcctttctctcttcttcttcttcgccGTCGGAACCCTAACGCCTCCATCTTCTTCACTGATCCACCTCGCGCCGTCGCCATCCTGTTCGCTCACGCCGTCG AAAATGAACAGAAGTTGTAACCATGTTTATTTTCTAGATATGAACTCGGTTGTAAGACGTTTATCAAGCTTATTCAGACAGTCAGGTTGCGCAATTCAACCTTTTAATGGTCAGCATCATCAACTGCTTCAGCCATGCAGAGGCATACGAGTGGATGTCAGAAATGGAAACCTGGAACAGGCATTGACATTTTTGCAGCGTAAGATGACATCAAGTGGGATAGAGAGGATGATAAAGCATGAACAGAGATTCCATATAAAAAACTCTGAGAAACGTGTATTAGCCCGAAAGAGCTTGGAGCGTAGGCTTCGATCAGAAGATCTTGCTAGGAAACTCAAGTCCATCATGATCAAGAAAGTCAG GGGTCTTTGA